The region ATAGACGTGTCGTGTCATGTCCTACCATCTGTTAGGGAAGCGGTACAATCAACCCATCCGGCACAAGGCCGAAATAAGCCAACCGTCGCATCAGGCGCTGACAGGGAATCACAATCCACCAGCGCAAGCCGCACCCGCTTAGGGTTCCTTATAGGCATTTAGGATGATAAGGGCAAAGAAAACATCGTTTTCCGACGTCAGAACTGTCGGAAAACGATGTGAAGCGTTAACAGGCGGACGTGCCTGGCTTTACGGGTCTCGGTTGATGGATACCGGAAGCCTACTGGCACTGAGTCGAACCGCACTCCCGATAGGATGCGATACGCTCTTTCAGATAATCATAGCCACGGGCACCGACGACCACTTCATCACCAACAACATAAGACGGGGTGCCGTTGATGCCGAGCGTGTTGGCAATGTTGTAGACTTCCTGAAGGGTAGCCCGAACATCATCATTATCCAGACTTGACTGAAGTGTCGGGATATCCAGGCCCATTTCGGCTGCAACAGCAACAGCACTGGAAAGGTTGGCCTGAACCTCGCTCTCGAGCATCTTGTTGTGGAATTCGAGATATTTCTCAGGTGCCATGCTGTTCACGGCAATGGCGACCCGGGCCGCTTCTAGCGAACCTTCACCCAGAACCGGGAATTCTTTCAGAACCACACGGAGGTTCTTGTCCTCATCCATCAGCCGATGCAGGTCACCGAGAGCCCGGCGACAGTAGTGGCAATTATAGTCGAAGAACTCCACCAGCGTTACATCACCCTGCGGATTGCCCAGAACAACCTGATACTGAGAATTGAAGATGGCGTCCTTGTTGGCGGCCAGGGCATCACGGCGCTGATTGGCCTCCTGCAGTTCACGCTCCCGCTCTAGAGCAATGAGAGCGTCGCGGATGATGCCCGGGTTTTCAAGAATGTAGTCCCGAACGATTTTTTCCACTTCCGATTTGTCCGTATCAGACAGTGAAGCTGCGGACGCAGGCAGGACGAGAGTGGAAAGCACAAGGCCAGCCGCAAAAAACAGGCGAGAGAAGAAAGCCATAAGAGAGAATCCCGATCAGAATTTTGGCGGAGTATAGGAGATGATATCGTCTGCGCGAAGCCATGCCGGGCTGCCACGCTTCAAATTTCGTTGAGCACGTTTGGCATGGACCTTGGCCTGACGCAGAGCACCTGACACAAAACGGGATTGTGCGGTCGCGAGTTCTGCCTGGGCGATCTTGCCTTGCCGGGCATAAGCCTGGGCCAGAAAGCGGTAGCCGAGCGCGGAATTTGGCTCCCGGGTCAGACCCGCATTCAGGTTGCGGATAGCCTCGGGAAGAAGGTTGTTGCGATCCGATGCCACCATGGCCTGACCGAGATAGAGCTGCAGAAGACCGCTTTGGGGTGCCAGAGACACGGCCTTGCGCAACGGTTTGACAGCCTGCCGTGGATTGCCACTCTCAAGATAAGCCTGACCTTTCAGTTCCCAGAAGAAAGGATTACGCGGCTCTGTCTTGATCAGTCCGTCAATCAGAGAAATAGCGCGCTTGGGTTTGCCGAACCTGTGGGCAATAATCGCGCGTGCATATCGCGCAGCCAGTGATTTGTCTGACCGTGGATAACTCCGGTCAACCCGCTTCGGATGCTGTGTGAAGGCAAGAAGCTTGGCGCGCATCAATTCGTGACGGTGGAGAAAGTCGTTGGAATCTTTCTTGTCCACATAACGGGACCGTACCACAAGGCGCTCCAGTTGGCGGATGCGATCATTGGGCAGTGGATGGCTCAGCAGATAGGGGTCCGTGAACCGCGTGCGGAAAATGGCCTGATCTGCAAAGCGGCGGAAGACAGTCAGCATGCCGCGGCTGGACTGACGGGTTCTCTCCATATAAGTGAATCCGGCCCGGTCGGCGGCCAGTTCTTCTCCGCGTGCATATTCAAGGAAGCTTCGCTGGGCGATTGACTGACTGCCACTCAGAACAGCAGCGCCGGCCTGAGTGCCACTATTTCGATTTGATGCGGCCCCCGCTGCGAGTGCACCTGCACCGAGCAAGGCGCCGATAACGGCCAGTGTCTGGGCCTGTGCCAGGGCTTCCCTGCGGCGGGCCAGATGTCCGCCAGCCAGATGCCCGGTTTCATGAGCAAGAACGCCAATAATTTCGTTCGGTGTCTTGGACTGCAGAAGAGCACCGGTATTCACAAAGATACGCCGACCATCTGCGACAAAGGCATTGAAGCTGTTATCACCAACCAGAACAATCTCGATATTCCGCGCACCGATCCCGGCAGCATTCAGAATAGGGGCGACGTAATCCCGGACGAGCTGCTCGGTTTCCGCGTCGCGCACCACGCGTATCCGTCTGCCCTGGGCATCTGCTGCCTGGGGCATGGAGGTGGCCAGAATGACAGCCGAAAGCCCCATGGCAAAGCCGGAGCGGGCTGCCTTCATCAGTCGCTGCGACAGAAATGCTCTTGACCGCTCTTTAAAAGCGGTCAATCTGCGGGACTTCATGGAGCCTGATGCGTGCACGACAGCCATCCTTTCATTGAATGCTGACAAGGTAGGTGCGGGATTGGGGCCGGTCAATGTCAGATGCCGATATCTTCGCGCGAAAATGGTAACAATGTGGCGGCGGTCCTGCGCTGCTGAGGTAATAGCCGAAAGGATCCTAACTTATGCCGATCAAGCCTTCCCTGCGCAGTGCCGTTGAACCGTTTCTGGCCATGGATGTGCTGCAGCGTGCAGGACAGCTGGAACGGGCAGGGCGGTCCATCCTGCATATGGAAGTGGGCCAGCCGGGAGCGCCTGTGCCGCAGCCTGTGCGGGACGCTGCCGCAGCTGCGTTAAGAGATGGCCGTATCGGCTATACGGAAGCGCTGGGCATTCGTCCGTTGAGGGAGCGCATCAGTCGGTATTATCAGGACCGGTTCGGGGTATCTGTATCTCCGGATCGCATTGCCATTACCACAGGCTCGTCAGGCGGGTTCAATCTGGCTTTTCTGGCCGCCCTTAATCCGGGAGACAGGGTTGTGATGCCGACACCGGCCTATCCGGCCTACCGAAATGTACTGAATGCGCTTGGTCTGGTGCCGGTGGAAGTGCCGGTTACAGAAGACACCCGCTGGGCGCTGACGCCCGATCAGCTTCTGGCTCTGCACGACGAGGAACCGGTGCATGCTGTCCTGATAGCGAGCCCGGCCAATCCGAGTGGAACCGTAATGCAATCCGCTGATTTTCAGTTCCTGATCGATGCCTGTTCAGAGAATAATATTCTTTTCATTTCAGATGAAATATATCATGGACTGGTATTTGAAGGGGCTGAGGAAACCGCTCTTGGTCATTCTGATGATGCCCTGATCATCAACAGCTTCTCGAAATATTACTGTATGACCGGCTGGCGCATTGGCTGGATGGTTCTGCCAGAGGTGCTGGTGCGCCCGGTGGAACGGATTGCCCAGAGCCTTTATATCTCCGCGCCGGAACTCTCTCAGAGGGCGGCAATCGCCGCCTTCGATGCCACGGATGAGCTGGAACAGATCAAAGACGGATATCGGCGCAACAGGGCAAGGCTTCTCGATGCCTTCCCGAAGATCGGTATTCCGGATTTTCTTCCCGTTGATGGGGCTTTCTATCTCTATGCGAATGTGGGACATCTGACAGACGATTCCGCCCGATTGTCAGCCGCCTTGCTCGAAGACATCGGCCTTGCGGTGACGCCTGGTGCCGATTTTGACCAGGAGCGCGGTGCCCGCTATCTTCGCTTTTCATTTGCAGGAACAGAAGCAGCTGTCGAGGAAGCCATAGAGCGTCTGGGCGGATGGCTGTCAGCCAAGCGGAATGCGTAAACCGTCTCTGCCGACAAACAGTGGACCATCCCAGTGTGGCTTAATGGCGTCTAACCAGTCCGCTTCTCCATAGTCAGCATCATCTGCGGGTATCAGATGATGCAGTGCCAGGGCTCTTACTCCGGCTTCTGTTGCGATGCGTCCTGCATCTTCCACAGGCGTGTGAGAGCGGAGCAGGTGACGCATCAGGCGACCGTCCGTGTTGCCAACCCGCTTGACCAGCGCATCCAGTGCCGGGGACAGCATGGCCTCGTGGATGAGGAGATCGCAACCGCGCGCGAATGGAGCCAGTGGCGGGAAATAAGCGGTATCACCGGAGAAAACCACATGACGAGCAGCCCATTTGAAGGAAAGAGCAAATGTATCAATCAACGGCGGATGTTCGTTGCGCAGGGCTGAAACTGTCAGCCCATGCTCTTGAAGCACCTGTCCATCATCCAGAACATGAATGTTGACAAGAGTAGCGAGGTCCGGACGGCCTTCATCCTCGATCCGCAAGTCAATGTCCGCCTTCATGGATTGGAGAAACCCGAGCCAGTAGTCTTCAAGTCCTTCAGGGCCATAGATATCAACGGGTGTTTTTAACCCCGCCGTCCATGCCGTATGCAGCAGCGGTCCAAGATCAAGATAATGATCGGAATGAAGATGGGTGATGAAAATCAGCCCCAGATCCTCAAGCTCCACCCCTTGATCAATAAGTCCGCGGGTCACGCCAAGTCCACAATCCACCACCACGGGGCGTCCCTCTGCCATCAGCAGGTTTGCGGTCGGACTGGATGATCCGGGTCGAATAGCCGGTCCACCCTTGGTGCCAAGCAGTGCGACAAAGTTCTGAGCTATGGAGGAGGAATAAGGCATGGAATAAATCCCGCTGCAATCAACGTTGTTTCAGGAGTGTGGAACCTGTGGCAGGCAATGCCGGGTAATCAATATTATTTACTTGATTATCCCGTCGCA is a window of Coralliovum pocilloporae DNA encoding:
- a CDS encoding DsbA family protein encodes the protein MAFFSRLFFAAGLVLSTLVLPASAASLSDTDKSEVEKIVRDYILENPGIIRDALIALERERELQEANQRRDALAANKDAIFNSQYQVVLGNPQGDVTLVEFFDYNCHYCRRALGDLHRLMDEDKNLRVVLKEFPVLGEGSLEAARVAIAVNSMAPEKYLEFHNKMLESEVQANLSSAVAVAAEMGLDIPTLQSSLDNDDVRATLQEVYNIANTLGINGTPSYVVGDEVVVGARGYDYLKERIASYRECGSTQCQ
- a CDS encoding M48 family metalloprotease — protein: MKAARSGFAMGLSAVILATSMPQAADAQGRRIRVVRDAETEQLVRDYVAPILNAAGIGARNIEIVLVGDNSFNAFVADGRRIFVNTGALLQSKTPNEIIGVLAHETGHLAGGHLARRREALAQAQTLAVIGALLGAGALAAGAASNRNSGTQAGAAVLSGSQSIAQRSFLEYARGEELAADRAGFTYMERTRQSSRGMLTVFRRFADQAIFRTRFTDPYLLSHPLPNDRIRQLERLVVRSRYVDKKDSNDFLHRHELMRAKLLAFTQHPKRVDRSYPRSDKSLAARYARAIIAHRFGKPKRAISLIDGLIKTEPRNPFFWELKGQAYLESGNPRQAVKPLRKAVSLAPQSGLLQLYLGQAMVASDRNNLLPEAIRNLNAGLTREPNSALGYRFLAQAYARQGKIAQAELATAQSRFVSGALRQAKVHAKRAQRNLKRGSPAWLRADDIISYTPPKF
- a CDS encoding pyridoxal phosphate-dependent aminotransferase, encoding MPIKPSLRSAVEPFLAMDVLQRAGQLERAGRSILHMEVGQPGAPVPQPVRDAAAAALRDGRIGYTEALGIRPLRERISRYYQDRFGVSVSPDRIAITTGSSGGFNLAFLAALNPGDRVVMPTPAYPAYRNVLNALGLVPVEVPVTEDTRWALTPDQLLALHDEEPVHAVLIASPANPSGTVMQSADFQFLIDACSENNILFISDEIYHGLVFEGAEETALGHSDDALIINSFSKYYCMTGWRIGWMVLPEVLVRPVERIAQSLYISAPELSQRAAIAAFDATDELEQIKDGYRRNRARLLDAFPKIGIPDFLPVDGAFYLYANVGHLTDDSARLSAALLEDIGLAVTPGADFDQERGARYLRFSFAGTEAAVEEAIERLGGWLSAKRNA
- a CDS encoding MBL fold metallo-hydrolase; protein product: MPYSSSIAQNFVALLGTKGGPAIRPGSSSPTANLLMAEGRPVVVDCGLGVTRGLIDQGVELEDLGLIFITHLHSDHYLDLGPLLHTAWTAGLKTPVDIYGPEGLEDYWLGFLQSMKADIDLRIEDEGRPDLATLVNIHVLDDGQVLQEHGLTVSALRNEHPPLIDTFALSFKWAARHVVFSGDTAYFPPLAPFARGCDLLIHEAMLSPALDALVKRVGNTDGRLMRHLLRSHTPVEDAGRIATEAGVRALALHHLIPADDADYGEADWLDAIKPHWDGPLFVGRDGLRIPLG